In Arachis hypogaea cultivar Tifrunner chromosome 17, arahy.Tifrunner.gnm2.J5K5, whole genome shotgun sequence, a single window of DNA contains:
- the LOC140180469 gene encoding uncharacterized protein, which yields MSDDEINQLCLMDIDKILHSYGKTLKDYLPMPLATEFDSSLLTERVIREELNFNRDDLKKNASDMSFFFVYGHGGIGKIFLQNLMSNEIRSRGDILLNIASSGIASLLLPNGRTAHSRFKIPLNITEDSICDIKPSSPQAMLLLKAKLIIWDETPMVSRYCYEALDKCLGDIMRFSPTYNKDLSFEEKVDVLDGDFRQILPVILRGSRQDIVHSTVNSSYL from the exons ATGTCAGATGATGAGATTAATCAGTTGTGCTTAATGGATATAGACAAGATCTTACATTCCTATGGTAAAACCTTGAAAGACTATCTTCCTATGCCTTTAGCAACTGAATTTGATAGTTCTTTGTTAACCGAAAGGGTTATCAGGGAAGAGCTAAACTTTAACAGGGATGATTTAAAGAAAAATGCCTCGGACAT GAGTTTTTTCTTTGTGTATGGTCATGGGGGTATTGGAAAAATATTTCTCCAGAACCTTATGTCTAACGAGATTCGCTCAAGGGGTGATATTTTGTTAAACATTGCTTCGAGTGGTATTGCATCTTTACTTCTTCCCAATGGAAGAACGGCACATTCAAGGTTCAAAATACCACTGAATATAACTGAGGATTCTATATGTGACATCAAACCTAGTTCCCCTCAAGCAATGCTGCTATTGAAAGCCAAACTTATAATTTGGGATGAGACTCCAATGGTTAGTAGGTACTGCTATGAAGCGCTTGATAAATGTTTAGGTGATATCATgaggttttctccaacatataacAAAGATTTGTCCTTTGAAGAAAAAGTAGATGTACTAGATGGAGATTTTAGACAAATTCTTCCCGTCATTTTACGAGGATCGAGACAAGATATCGTTCATTCAACTGTGAATTCGTCTTACCTTTGA
- the LOC112764645 gene encoding 1-aminocyclopropane-1-carboxylate oxidase-like — protein sequence MENFPVISLENVNGSERKAILDQIEDACKNWGFFELVNHGIEEELLDRVERVNKEHYRKCMEQRFKEFAANKALLDWESTFFLRHLPESNVSEVPDLSDEYKDVMKEFAVKLEILAEQLLDLLCDNLGLEKGYVKNAFSGSRGPSFGTKVANYPPCPNPDLVKGLRAHTDAGGIILLLQDDKVSGLQLLKDGKWVDVPPMRHSIVVNLGDQIEVITNGKYKSVEHRVIAQTNGTRMSIASFYNPGSDAVIYPAPSLLEQKIEEGGNKEYPKFVFEDYMKLYAALKFQAKEPRFQAMLKVAEA from the exons atggAGAACTTCCCAGTGATTAGCTTAGAGAATGTCAATGGTAGCGAGAGGAAGGCTATTCTTGATCAAATTGAAGATGCTTGTAAGAACTGGGGATTCTTTGAG ttgGTGAATCATGGAATAGAAGAGGAGTTATTGGACAGAGTGGAGAGGGTAAACAAAGAGCATTATAGAAAATGCATGGAGCAGAGGTTCAAGGAGTTTGCGGCAAACAAGGCCTTATTGGATTGGGAGAGCACCTTCTTCTTGCGCCATCTTCCGGAATCTAACGTCTCTGAGGTCCCTGATCTCAGTGATGAGTACAAAGATGTAATGAAAGAGTTTGCAGTAAAGCTGGAGATTCTTGCAGAGCAGCTGCTTGATCTTTTGTGTGACAATCTTGGATTGGAGAAGGGCTATGTCAAAAACGCTTTTTCTGGATCAAGGGGTCCTTCTTTTGGGACTAAGGTTGCTAACTATCCTCCATGCCCCAACCCTGACCTTGTTAAGGGTCTCCGGGCCCACACCGATGCCGGCGGCATCATCCTTCTTTTGCAGGATGACAAGGTCAGCGGCCTCCAGCTTCTCAAGGATGGAAAATGGGTGGATGTTCCGCCCATGCGCCACTCCATTGTTGTTAATCTTGGTGACCAAATTGAG GTGATCACAAATGGAAAATACAAGAGTGTGGAGCACCGTGTGATAGCACAAACAAATGGAACAAGGATGTCCATAGCATCATTCTACAACCCTGGAAGTGATGCTGTGATATACCCTGCACCATCATTGTTGGaacaaaagatagaagaaggaggaaACAAAGAATACCCGAAGTTTGTGTTTGAGGACTACATGAAGCTCTATGCTGCACTCAAATTCCAAGCTAAGGAGCCAAGATTCCAAGCCATGTTGAAGGTTGCAGAAGCTTAA